From Clarias gariepinus isolate MV-2021 ecotype Netherlands chromosome 2, CGAR_prim_01v2, whole genome shotgun sequence, one genomic window encodes:
- the eva1bb gene encoding eva-1 homolog Bb: MNPVRKDMELLSNSMATYAHIKDNTESFALYFMLGVCFGLLLALTLLILGFACRPRRTAVKKHPTPDQKSFKESIQQDEEERLDKSEEEAEEEVPDVTVATVNEQSQSNGTIGSVNVFSSADELERARRLEERERIVREIWRNGQPDILVTGTGTLGRVHYH, encoded by the exons ATGAATCCTGTGAGGAAGGACATGGAGCTGCTGAGCAACAGCATGGCCACCTATGCTCATATTAAAG ACAACACGGAGAGCTTCGCACTGTACTTCATGCTGGGCGTCTGTTTCGGTCTCCTCCTGGCCCTGACGCTCCTCATCCTGGGCTTCGCCTGCAGACCTAGAAGAACCGCAGTGAAGAAGCATCCTACCCCTGaccaaaaaagttttaaagagtCCATCCAGCAAGACGAGGAGGAACGACTGGACAAGAGCGAAGAAGAAGCGGAGGAAGAGGTGCCTGATGTCACCGTAGCAACCGTGAACGAGCAGAGCCAATCCAACGGGACCATCGGGAGCGTCAACGTCTTCTCCTCGGCGGACGAGCTGGAGCGAGCTCGCCGCTTGGAAGAACGAGAACGCATCGTCAGAGAAATCTGGAGAAACGGACAGCCGGATATCCTGGTCACGGGGACCGGTACGCTCGGACGCGTGCACTATCACTAG